atccaactactttacaataaatatattttctccatcatttaaaattcaaatcttATATTTCCTTGGATAAAGTACTGCAGTACAATATTGCAAAAGTATGCGACCATGTGATAATCAAAAGGCAATTTaatcaaaactctaatttttgagttatttaACATTTCTTGTTTGGTGTGagaaaatatttctcctcacgaGTGAAATGCACAGACAAGTTTGCTCTGCAAGCCTCTcactttataatataaaaatttaactgtctccaGTGGTGAAATATCATAAGACATTAGTTGTAGTGTTGAAATCTATATATGAAACTAATTATCAGCATATAGAAATGGGATGAAATAGGAGACTTGATTAAGGCCTCCAGTACAAATCCAATTTCTTCAAAGTTTTAGTTGCCttcaatcttttatattttctttatttcttgtGTTGACTAAAAGTTATCATTTAAATGAAGGATAAGAATGGATgaaaattctgaaaatataaCCACCTATGAAGTTAATTAATTCTTTCTCATATAATCAAACTTGTATAACATTtgatataaactcatcatagatttgATATTTTCGCCAATTACCCTATGCCAATAGACTCATCATTATATAGATACGTTCTAGGAATTATTCACTTTTTTTCAGGGAATCAACTCCACTACTGGATGACCTTTACTTATCAACAAATCTAGATAATATTTTATCCAAGCAATTCAAATTTTACATCTATGACCTACCATCTTCCATGAATGCGGACATTGTAAATTATGCAGTTCAAAACTATGGATTACGGAACTGTATGTCACTGAGAAATAACGGCATGGGAGATGAACTGCTCACCATAGGAGAAAATAATGAGATATCAGTTCGTAACACAGACCAGTTTGCTCTGGAAGTTATCATTCACCAAAAGTTATTGAAAAGTTCCTACAGAACATTAGACCCAGATTTGGCTGACATTTTCTACGTTCCGGCCTATGTTGGTACACAttgtatatttttcaacaaatattatttCACAAGTTTAAGTGACCAATTAATCATGAACTTAACAGAATTTCTACtttctcaaaaatattatatagaaGGAAAGCCTCACTTTTCAACAATTAGTAAAATTCACAGAGAAATGTGTTCAGAGTTTTGCCCTTATCTGCAGTACAATATAGCACAAAATATGACATTTCTATCCATAGAAAGGGAAGTAACCCCATCTGATAACTTGTTTATGAAAACTGCTGCTCAGTCCATTAATGTTGTTCCATACCCTTCTTTTATACACTGGGTACCAGAAAACATGACTAAGAATTCACTACCAATTCAAAGCTTAGACCAGAGAGACGTGTTCATATTCTTACCTGCAGGAattatttgccaaaatgaaTTCAGATGTAAAATCATGGAACAatttacacataaaacaaatcaatcatacgaagaatacaaaaataaaactttgccAACAGAAATGGTTTTCTTTGAAGTGGCACAATGTGACcaggaaacagaaaaaaatttagtGTTGTGGATGCatctttctgttttctgtttacAGCCACCAGGAGATTCCCCGACCAGAAAATCATTTTACGATTCAATAATGAGTGGTTGTATACCAGTAACATTTGGAAACCACTCTTTACAAtatgcattttcaaaatattttgatttttcaaagtttaCTGTATCAATACCTGTGGATATAGCTAACAATGATAAAGGAATACTTAATTTTCTGAAggatatagatataaaaacaatgCAAAGACTGCATTCAAATCTACTACATGTTATGAAATACATGCAGTATTCAATATCATCTGATGATAAAATGGAAGAACCAGATGATGCAATGAAGTTCATTCTTGCAGAGCTAGCAGATAAACTTATTCCAAAAACATAATGGCACCagttctttaaaatatatatttatttttgtatgttttttttataataaagtattttacattttaacagcatttttgttataaataatattataaaatgtttatggAACTGAACTATGTTCAGATGTTAagttgcta
Above is a window of Mytilus trossulus isolate FHL-02 chromosome 4, PNRI_Mtr1.1.1.hap1, whole genome shotgun sequence DNA encoding:
- the LOC134714265 gene encoding uncharacterized protein LOC134714265 — protein: MNKLVLRITGLFIGLILSVLSESTPLLDDLYLSTNLDNILSKQFKFYIYDLPSSMNADIVNYAVQNYGLRNCMSLRNNGMGDELLTIGENNEISVRNTDQFALEVIIHQKLLKSSYRTLDPDLADIFYVPAYVGTHCIFFNKYYFTSLSDQLIMNLTEFLLSQKYYIEGKPHFSTISKIHREMCSEFCPYLQYNIAQNMTFLSIEREVTPSDNLFMKTAAQSINVVPYPSFIHWVPENMTKNSLPIQSLDQRDVFIFLPAGIICQNEFRCKIMEQFTHKTNQSYEEYKNKTLPTEMVFFEVAQCDQETEKNLVLWMHLSVFCLQPPGDSPTRKSFYDSIMSGCIPVTFGNHSLQYAFSKYFDFSKFTVSIPVDIANNDKGILNFLKDIDIKTMQRLHSNLLHVMKYMQYSISSDDKMEEPDDAMKFILAELADKLIPKT